The Cellulomonas sp. S1-8 genomic sequence CGTGCTGAACTTCCTCATCCGCCGCACAGCGGCCGGGATCGCCACCCTCGTCGTGGCGCTCTTCCTCATGTACCTGCTCGTCGATCGGGCGATCGACCCGCTGCAGGACCTCATCGAGAGCACCGCGCCCAACAAGCAGCAGCTCATCGACCAGCGCATCGCCGACCTGAACCTCGACGTCAACGTGGTCGTCAGGTTCTTCGAGTGGTTCGGCAACCTGCTGACCGGTGACCTGGGGACCGCCTGGCGGTCCGGCCGGGCGGTCGACAGCCTGCTGACGCACGCGATCGGCTCGACGCTCGAGCTCGTCACGGCGGCCACGGTCCTCGCCGTCGTCCTGGGCGTCACCGTCGGCATCGTGTCCGCGCTGCGCCAGTACAGCGCGTTCGACTACGTGATCATCTTCCTGTCGTTCCTGCTGTACTCGCTGCCGTCGTTCTGGGTCGCCGTCCTGCTCAAGCAGTGGGCCGCCATCGGCTTCAACGACTTCCTGCGCGACCCCGTGATCGCGTGGCCCGTGATCGTCGGGGTGTCGCTGCTCGTCGGCCTGCTGTGGTCGCTCGCGATCGGCGGCAGCCCCGCGCGTCGCCTGCAGGTCCTGGGCCTCGCGTCGGCGGCCAACCTCGCGATCCTGGCGTACATCCAGCTGACGGGCTGGTTGGAACGGCCGCAGATCGGCCCGGCGCTGCTGGCCGTGCTGGGTGCCGGCACCGCGTTCGCCGTCGTCGGCGTCTTCGCCGGCCTGCACAACCGCCGCGCGCTGTGGACGGGGCTGACGGTCGTCGTCCTCGGCGTCGCCCTGTACTTCCCCGTGCAGGTGCTGTTCGACTCCGTCGTGGAGTCGCACTGGGTGATCTTCGGCCTGGCCGTCCTGACCGCGGGCCTCGGCTACCTCGTCGGACGCCTGTACGGCGGCCCGGACTGGCAGCTGTCCGCCCGCACGGGCGCGGCGGTCGCGCTCATCATGGGCGGCCTGGTGTTCGTCGACCAGGTCATGCAGGTGTGGAAGCCGTACTTCGAGGCGCTGGACGGCCGGCCCATCCCGACGTTCGGGGACCGGACGCCGAACCTCGGCGGCAACTACTGGGTGCAGGTGCTCGACTCGTTCACGCACCTGGCCCTGCCGACGGCGACCCTCGTGCTCATCGCCTTCGCGTCGTACACGCGCTACTCGCGCTCGAGCATGCTCGAGGTGATGAACCAGGACTACATCCGCACGGCCCGCGCCAAGGGCCTGCCGGAGCGGCTGGTCATCGTCCGGCACGGGTTCCGCAACGCGCTGATCCCGCTCGCGACGGTGGTGCCGATCGACGTCATCACCCTGCTCGGCGGCGCGATCATCACCGAGGCCGTGTTCGCGCGGCCCGGCATGGGTCAGCTGTTCGTCCGCTCGCTGGAGGACGCCGAGATCGAGCCCGTCATGGCCTACCTGCTCGTGACCGCGAGCCTCGCCATCCTCGCCAACATCATCGCGGACATCGTGTACGCGACGATCGACCCCCGGATCCGGTTGGACGCATGAGCACCCCGATGACACCTCCGTCCGGCTCGCCTGCCGAGGACGAGCACGTCGAGAACGAGATCGAGCTCAAGGAGGTCGCGGGCCTCTCCCAGGGGCAGATCGTCCGGCGGCGCTTCTTCCGTCACAAGGGCGCGATCCTGGGCCTGGTCATGCTGGGCGCGACGACGCTGCTCGCGCTGAGCTCGGTCGGCGTCGGGCCGCTGCCCGGGTGGTGGCAGTGGACCCCGTACGAGACTCCGTCGGTGCAGGACGCCGGCCGGCCGAGCCTGGCGCTGCCGACGTGGCTCGGCGGCACCGGCTTCATGCTCGGCGAGCACCCGTTCGGTCAGGACGAGATCGGGCGCGACATCTTCGCCCGCGTCATGGCCGGCGTGCAGACGTCGCTGATGGTGATGGTCGTGATCGGCGGCGTGTCCGCGGTCATCGGGATCCTCGTGGGTGCGGCGTCCGGGTTCTTCCGTGGCCGCTCGGACACGGTCCTCATGCGCCTGACGGACCTGGTGATCACGGTCCCGACGCTCGTCATCGGCGCCGTGGTCGGCAAGATCGCCGGCGGGGTCAGCGGCCTGGTCTTCGCCATCGCGATGGGGCTGATCCTGTGGACGACGCTCGCGCGCCTCGTCCGTGGCGAGTTCCTGTCGCTGCGCGAGCGCGAGTTCGTCGACGCGGCGCGGGTCGCCGGTGCGAGCAACGTGCGGATCATCTTCAAGCACATCCTGCCGAACGCGATCGGCACGGTCATCGTGTCGGTGACGCTGCTCATGAGCGCGGCGATCCTGCTCGAGACGGCCCTGTCGTTCCTCGGGTTCGGCATCCAGCCGCCGGAGATCTCGCTCGGCCAGCTCATCAACCAGTACCAGCAGGCGTTCGCGACGCGGCCGTGGCTGTTCTGGTGGCCCGGCCTGTTCATCGTCATCATCGCGCTGAGCATCAACTTCATCGGTGACGGCCTGCGCGACGCCTTCGACCCGCGCCAGAAGCGCATCCCGTCGGAGCGCAAGATGGCCAAGGCCATGGAGGCCGACGCCTCGGCGGCCCGCGCGATCACCTCGACGGTGCGCCCCGGTGACGACGTCCGCAACGCCGGCACCGGCATGGGCTCGTGATCCAGGCGCAGCCCGGCACCGACCGGGACCGCTCAGGAGGTGGCGAGCACGACGCCGCTCAGCGCGACCAGCGCGACGACGGCGGCCGCCGTCGCCACGTGCACGCGCCGCGTCGTCGTCAGCCCGAGCTCGACGCGCACCCGCTCCGCACCGTCCAGGTGCCCGGCTCGGACCAGCGCGTCGTGGCGTGCCTCGATCGCGGCGCCGACGCTCTCGGCCGTCGCGCGCAGCGAGCGCACGACGGGGCCGTCCGGTGGCACGGTCGTCGGTGCGTCCGGGTCGTCGCTGCGCCCGGCGCGCAGCATGCGGGCCGTGGAGCTGGCGCGCGGTGCGGCGAACGCCGTGACGTCGCCGTCGGCGGTGCGCACGACCAGCGACCAGCCGTACTCGACCTCGCGGTACGTCGGCCAGGGGATGCGCACGGTGCTCAGCACGTTGCGCACGACGACCTCGCCGTCGGACACCTCGACGCCGGGCACCCAGAACAGCGCCCCGACCACGACCACGACCAGGCAGACGAGCGGCAGCGCGCGCAGCGCCTCGCCGGGCCCGTCCTGCACCGTGACCGCGACCAGGGCGATCAGACCGATCGCCGCGGCGGCGGCCGTCAGACCGCGCCCGTAGCCCGACGTGAACTCCTGCGTGGCACCCACGTGACCATGCTCGCAGACCGGCACCCCGCCGCCCCCACCGGGTCGACGGCACGGGTGCAGGAAGGACGCTGAACGGTGACCCTCGACACGCCTCCCGTCCCCACCCGCACCGACGAGCCCGTGCTGTGCGTCCGGGACCTCGGCGTCGACTTCTACGTCGACGGCACCTGGTACCCGGCGGCGGCCGACGTCAGCTACGACGTGCACCCCGGTGAGGTGCTCGCGATCGTCGGCGAGTCCGGCTCCGGCAAGACGCAGTCGTCCATGGCCCTGCTCGGGCTGCTGCCGCCCAACGGCCGTGCCCGCGGGTCGGCCAAGCTGGACGACCGCGAGCTCGTCGGGATGCCGCGCAACAAGCTGCGCCGCATCCGCGGCAAGGAGATCGCGGTGATCTTCCAGGAGCCGATGACCGCGCTGAACCCGGTCTTCCCCATCGGTTACCAGATCGTCGAGACGCTGCGCGCGCACTTCGAGATCGGCCCGGCGGAGGCACGGCAGCGCGCGGTCGAGCTGCTGCGGCTGGTCGACCTGCCGGACCCGGAGACGCGCGTCGACGCGTACCCGCACCAGCTCTCGGGTGGTCAGCGGCAGCGCGCGATGATCGCGCAGGCCCTGGCGTGCGACCCCAAGCTGCTCATCGCGGACGAGCCGACCACCGCGCTCGACGTGACGGTCCAGGCCGAGATCCTCAAGCTCATGCGCGACCTGCGCGAGCGCATCGACGCGGGCATCGTGCTCATCACGCACGACATGGGCGTGGTGGCCGACATGGCCGACAAGATCGTCGTGATGAAGGACGGCCGGATCGTCGACCAGGGCACGACGCTCGACGTCTTCCGCAACCCGCAGCACCCGTACACGATCAAGCTGCTCGACGCGGTGCCGCACCTGGGCCGCGGCTCCGGCCGCACGGCCACGACGACGGCGGTCCCCGTCGACGCGCCGGCCGACGCACCCGCCGGCACGTCGGACACCGACGAGCCGCTCGCCCTCGACGCCCACGACCTCGTCATCGAGTACCCCGGTCGCCGTCGCACGCCGACGTTCCGGGCCGTCGACGGCGTCTCGCTGCAGATCCGCCAGGGCGAGGTCGTGGGGCTCGTCGGCGAGTCGGGGTCGGGCAAGACGACCATCGGCCGCGCGGTCGTCGGTCTGCTGCCCGTGACCAGCGGGTCGCTGAAGATCGTCGGCCAGGACATGGTCGGCGCGTCGAACAAGGACCTCAAGCCGCTGCGGACCAAGGTCGGCATCGTCTTCCAGGACCCGGGCTCGTCGCTCAACCCCCGCCTGCCGATCGGCGAGTCCATCGCGGAGCCGCTGCTGCTGCACCGCGGCGTCAAGGGGCAGGCGGCGCAGCGCGAGATCGAGCGGCTGCTCGACCAGGTCCGCCTGCCGCGTGCCATGCGCAACCGCTACCCGCACGAGCTGTCGGGCGGTCAGCGCCAGCGCGTCGGCATCGCGCGCTCGCTCGCGCTCGAGCCGCGCCTGCTGGTCGCGGACGAGCCCACGTCGGCCCTGGACGTGTCGGTGCAGGCCGCGGTCCTCGACCTGTTCCAGGAGCTGCAGCGCGAGCACGGGTTCGCGTGCCTGTTCATCAGCCACGACCTGGCGGTCGTCGAGATCCTCGCGGACCGCATCGCGGTGATGCGCAACGGCAAGCTCGTCGAGGTGGGCGACGCCGCGCAGGTCGTCAACGAGCCGCGCGACCCGTACACGCAGCGGCTCATCGCCGCGGTGCCGGTGCCGGACCCGGAGGTGCAGCGCGAGCGTCGCATCGCCCGCGACGCCCTGCTCGAGGCGCAGCACGCCGAGCTCGTGGCGGAGGAGGCGCGGCACGCGGTCGACGCCTCGCGGCACGACCGCCGCGGCATCGACGAGGTCGACAACGAGCGGACGCACGGCACCGGCGTCTGAGCCGCGCCGCGCGCACCGCCGCGCAGACCCGCACGACGCCCGGTCACCGCACGGTGGCCGGGCGTCGTCGTGCCCGGTGTGTGCCCATGCGGGACGCGCCGCCCGTTTCGCGGCTCTCGTGGGGTTCAGTCCGCGCGTCCGCGCGCCGATGCACGGGTGGGCGTGGCAGGGTCCGGACGAGGACCGGGGCGGGTGCGGACGTGGCGTGGGAGGCGGACGGGTGAGCAGCACGACGGTGCGGGCGACGGTCGGCGCAGGACGGGACGCGTCGCGGTTGCGGCGGCGTGACGCGCGTCGGACGGCCGGGGCGGTGGCGCTGGTGCTGGGCCTCGGCGCGACGGCGGCGTGCACCACCGAGCCCGAGGACCCGTCGCGGGCCGGCACGGTCGTCGTGTCGGCGGACCTGCCGTTCGCCTCGCTCAACGGGGCGACGGCGGCGGGTCGCGCACCGGGCAGCGTGCTGGTGCGCGGGCTGGTGCAGTCGGGCTTCACCGTGCTCGCGCTCGACGGGACGGTGACGACGGACCCGTCGTTCGGCACGGTCGAGAAGGTCGCGGACGCGCCGCTCACCGTGCGCTACACGATCGCACCGACGGCCACGTGGTCGGACGGCGTCCCCGTGACGCCCGCGGACCTGCTGCTGGAGTGGGCGGCCCGCAGCGGGCAGCTCGACGAGGTGGTGCCGCAGCCCGGTCCCGACGGCCGTCCGGGCGAGGTGCCCGACGACGTCGTCGCGTTCGGCGCGACCTCGGCGGTCGTGGCCCGGGCGTCCGCGGTCCCCACGGTCGACGGCGCGACGGTGACCGTCGTGTACGACACCCCGGTGGCCGACTGGCTGCCCGCCCTGGACGTCAACCTGCCGGCGCACGTCGTCGGCCGGCTGGCGCTCGACCCGGACGCGCCCGACCTCCCCGCCGCACGGGACGACGCGTCACCCACGTCGACCCCCTCCGCGTCCCCGGCGGACGCCGCCGACGGCACTGCGACGCCCTCCGCGACGCCGACCGCGGACGCCACCGTCGAGCCGACCGCCGGACCGACGGCCGAGCCGACGGACACCCCGACCGGCGACGCCGTCGAGCAGGCGACCGCGTGGGCGCAGGCCGTGGTCACGGCCGTGCAGCAGCAGGACCGCGCGGCGCTCGTGCCGCTCGCGCAGGTGTGGCGTGCGGCGGGGCGGACGGGCGACGTCGCCGACGACCCGACGCTGACCACGACCACCGGCCCGTACGTGCTGGCGCGCGTCGACGCCACCGGCGTCGAGGCCGTCCGCAACGACGCGTACACGGGGGACGGGCCCGCGGCGTTCGACCGGGTGCGCGTGCGGACCGACCTCGACCCGCTGGCCCAGGTCGACGCGCTCGCCGCCGACGAGGTGGACGTGGCCGCGCCGCTGAGCACGCCGGACGTGCTGGCGGCGGCCGAGGCCCTCGAGGACGTCGCGCTGCGCACCGACGGCGACGCCGTGCTCCAGGTGGTCCTGCAGCAGGGTGGCGGCGGCGTGTTCGACCCGGCCACGCACGCGTCCGCCGCCGACCCCGCGGCCGTCACGGCCGCGCTGCGCACCGGGTTCCTCGCGAGCGTCCCGCGCGAGCAGGTCGTGGCCGACGCCGTGCGCCCGCTGTGGGCGCGCGGCGAGGTCTCCGACGTCGTCGCCGCGCAGGTCGGCCCCGCCGCGCCCGGCAGCACGCCCGTGGACGACGAGGACGCGACGCCGGCCCCGCCGGACGAGCCGCTCACCGTCCGGGTGCTCACCAACAGCGCCGACCCGCTGCGCGCCACGGCTCTCGAGCTGCTCACGGCCGCCGCTGCGGACGCGGGGTTCGAGGTCGTGGCCGTCGCCGCGGACGACCCCGCGCAGGCGCTGCGCACCCGCCCGGAGGACTGGGACGCCGCGCTCGTGCCCGTGGTGCAGGAGGACCTGCCCGTCGCGGGGTTCGTGACCCGCTGGCGCAGCGGGGGAGCCACCAACGTCACGGGGCACGCCGACCCGGCGCTCGACGTGGTGCTCGACGCGCTCGCGGCGCAGACCGACGCGCAGGACGCGGCCGACGGGGTCACGACGGTCTCGGACGCCCTGCGGGCCGGGGGCGCGGTGCTGCCGGTGGTGCGCACGCCCGTGCTCACGGTGGCGGCCGCGCGCGACGCCGAGAGCGACCCCGGCCTGCCCGTCGTCGCCGACGTCCCGGTGCTGACGCCCGCTGCGGCGGACCTCACATGGTGGTGGGGCTGGACACGACGGTAGGATGGGACGCTGCGCCGACGCCCGGCGCGCCCCCAGCCTCCTGAGATGAGCACCCGCATGCCCGCAACCGACCAGGCCACCGGCGCCGCCGTGCGCTCCGACCTGCGCAACGTCGCCATCGTCGCGCACGTCGACCACGGCAAGACGACCCTCGTCGACGCGATGCTCTGGCAGTCGGGTGCGTTCGGTGCACACGACCACGTGGACGAGCGGGCGATGGACTCGGGCGACCTCGAGCGCGAGAAGGGCATCACGATCCTCGCGAAGAACACCGCGATCCGGTACTCCGGACCCGCAGCGGCGAAGGCCGGCGAGCCCGACGGCATCACGATCAACGTCATCGACACCCCCGGTCACGCCGACTTCGGCGGCGAGGTCGAGCGCGGGCTGTCGATGGTCGACGGCGTCGTCCTGCTCGTCGACGCGTCCGAGGGCCCGCTGCCGCAGACGCGCTTCGTCCTGCGCAAGGCGCTCGAGGCGAAGCTCCCGGTGATCCTCGTGGTCAACAAGGTCGACCGCCCCGACGCCCGCATCGACGAGGTCGTGCACGAGGCGACGGACCTGCTGCTGGGTCTGGCCTCCGACCTGCACGAGGACGTGCCGGACCTGGACCTCGACGCGATCCTCGACGTCCCCGTCGTCTACGCAGCCGCGAAGGTCGGCAAGGCCTCGCGCACGCAGCCGGCCGACGGCGAGATGCCCGACAGCCCGGACCTCGAGCCGCTGTTCGCGACGATCCTCGAGAAGATCCCGGCGCCGACGTACGACCCGACCGCGCCGCTGCAGGCGCACGTCACCAACCTCGACGCGTCGCCGTTCCTCGGTCGCCTGGCGCTGCTGCGCATGTACAACGGCACGCTGCGCAAGGGGCAGACCGTCGCGTGGGCGCGCCACGACGGCACGCTGCAGAACGTCCGCATCACCGAGCTCCTCGAGACCAAGGCGCTCGACCGCGTGCCGACGGACGAGGCCCGGCCCGGTGACATCGTCGCGGTGGCCGGCATCGAGGACATCACGATCGGCGAGACGCTCACGGACCCCGACGACCCGCGGCCGCTGCCGCTCATCACGGTCGACGACCCGGCGATCTCGATGACGATCGGCATCAACACGTCCCCCCTGGCCGGCAAGGGTGGCAAGGGGCACAAGGTCACGGCCCGCCAGGTCAAGGACCGCCTCGACCGCGAGCTCATCGGCAACGTGTCGCTGCGCGTCCTGCCCACCGAGCGTCCGGACGCGTGGGAGGTGCAGGGCCGTGGCGAGCTGGCCCTGGCGATCCTCGTCGAGCAGATGCGTCGCGAGGGCTTCGAGCTGACGGTCGGCAAGCCGCAGGTCGTCACCAAGAAGATCGACGGCAAGGTCCACGAGCCGACCGAGCGCATGACGATCGACGTGCCCGAGGAGTACCTGGGCTCGGTCACGCAGCTGCTCGCGCAGCGCAAGGGCCGCATGCAGACCATGAGCAACCACGGCACCGGCTGGGTGCGCATGGAGTTCATCGTGCCGGCGCGCGGGCTCATCGGCTTCCGCACGCGGTTCCTCACGGACACCCGCGGCACGGGGATCGCGTCGTCCATCGCCGAGGGGTTCGAGCCGTGGGCGGGCCCGATCGAGACGCGCGTGAACGGTTCGCTCGTCGCGGACCGCGCGGGTGTCGCGACGCCGTTCGCGATGCTCAACCTCCAGGACCGCGGCGCGTTCTTCGTCGAGGCCACGGCCGAGGT encodes the following:
- a CDS encoding ABC transporter permease; the protein is MLNFLIRRTAAGIATLVVALFLMYLLVDRAIDPLQDLIESTAPNKQQLIDQRIADLNLDVNVVVRFFEWFGNLLTGDLGTAWRSGRAVDSLLTHAIGSTLELVTAATVLAVVLGVTVGIVSALRQYSAFDYVIIFLSFLLYSLPSFWVAVLLKQWAAIGFNDFLRDPVIAWPVIVGVSLLVGLLWSLAIGGSPARRLQVLGLASAANLAILAYIQLTGWLERPQIGPALLAVLGAGTAFAVVGVFAGLHNRRALWTGLTVVVLGVALYFPVQVLFDSVVESHWVIFGLAVLTAGLGYLVGRLYGGPDWQLSARTGAAVALIMGGLVFVDQVMQVWKPYFEALDGRPIPTFGDRTPNLGGNYWVQVLDSFTHLALPTATLVLIAFASYTRYSRSSMLEVMNQDYIRTARAKGLPERLVIVRHGFRNALIPLATVVPIDVITLLGGAIITEAVFARPGMGQLFVRSLEDAEIEPVMAYLLVTASLAILANIIADIVYATIDPRIRLDA
- the typA gene encoding translational GTPase TypA produces the protein MSTRMPATDQATGAAVRSDLRNVAIVAHVDHGKTTLVDAMLWQSGAFGAHDHVDERAMDSGDLEREKGITILAKNTAIRYSGPAAAKAGEPDGITINVIDTPGHADFGGEVERGLSMVDGVVLLVDASEGPLPQTRFVLRKALEAKLPVILVVNKVDRPDARIDEVVHEATDLLLGLASDLHEDVPDLDLDAILDVPVVYAAAKVGKASRTQPADGEMPDSPDLEPLFATILEKIPAPTYDPTAPLQAHVTNLDASPFLGRLALLRMYNGTLRKGQTVAWARHDGTLQNVRITELLETKALDRVPTDEARPGDIVAVAGIEDITIGETLTDPDDPRPLPLITVDDPAISMTIGINTSPLAGKGGKGHKVTARQVKDRLDRELIGNVSLRVLPTERPDAWEVQGRGELALAILVEQMRREGFELTVGKPQVVTKKIDGKVHEPTERMTIDVPEEYLGSVTQLLAQRKGRMQTMSNHGTGWVRMEFIVPARGLIGFRTRFLTDTRGTGIASSIAEGFEPWAGPIETRVNGSLVADRAGVATPFAMLNLQDRGAFFVEATAEVYEGMVVGENARNEDMDVNITKEKKLNNIRSSTSESFENVVPPRKLTLEESLEFAREDECVEVTPEVVRIRKVVLDQTDRARTTARNKKA
- a CDS encoding ABC transporter substrate-binding protein, with product MSSTTVRATVGAGRDASRLRRRDARRTAGAVALVLGLGATAACTTEPEDPSRAGTVVVSADLPFASLNGATAAGRAPGSVLVRGLVQSGFTVLALDGTVTTDPSFGTVEKVADAPLTVRYTIAPTATWSDGVPVTPADLLLEWAARSGQLDEVVPQPGPDGRPGEVPDDVVAFGATSAVVARASAVPTVDGATVTVVYDTPVADWLPALDVNLPAHVVGRLALDPDAPDLPAARDDASPTSTPSASPADAADGTATPSATPTADATVEPTAGPTAEPTDTPTGDAVEQATAWAQAVVTAVQQQDRAALVPLAQVWRAAGRTGDVADDPTLTTTTGPYVLARVDATGVEAVRNDAYTGDGPAAFDRVRVRTDLDPLAQVDALAADEVDVAAPLSTPDVLAAAEALEDVALRTDGDAVLQVVLQQGGGGVFDPATHASAADPAAVTAALRTGFLASVPREQVVADAVRPLWARGEVSDVVAAQVGPAAPGSTPVDDEDATPAPPDEPLTVRVLTNSADPLRATALELLTAAAADAGFEVVAVAADDPAQALRTRPEDWDAALVPVVQEDLPVAGFVTRWRSGGATNVTGHADPALDVVLDALAAQTDAQDAADGVTTVSDALRAGGAVLPVVRTPVLTVAAARDAESDPGLPVVADVPVLTPAAADLTWWWGWTRR
- a CDS encoding ABC transporter ATP-binding protein; amino-acid sequence: MTLDTPPVPTRTDEPVLCVRDLGVDFYVDGTWYPAAADVSYDVHPGEVLAIVGESGSGKTQSSMALLGLLPPNGRARGSAKLDDRELVGMPRNKLRRIRGKEIAVIFQEPMTALNPVFPIGYQIVETLRAHFEIGPAEARQRAVELLRLVDLPDPETRVDAYPHQLSGGQRQRAMIAQALACDPKLLIADEPTTALDVTVQAEILKLMRDLRERIDAGIVLITHDMGVVADMADKIVVMKDGRIVDQGTTLDVFRNPQHPYTIKLLDAVPHLGRGSGRTATTTAVPVDAPADAPAGTSDTDEPLALDAHDLVIEYPGRRRTPTFRAVDGVSLQIRQGEVVGLVGESGSGKTTIGRAVVGLLPVTSGSLKIVGQDMVGASNKDLKPLRTKVGIVFQDPGSSLNPRLPIGESIAEPLLLHRGVKGQAAQREIERLLDQVRLPRAMRNRYPHELSGGQRQRVGIARSLALEPRLLVADEPTSALDVSVQAAVLDLFQELQREHGFACLFISHDLAVVEILADRIAVMRNGKLVEVGDAAQVVNEPRDPYTQRLIAAVPVPDPEVQRERRIARDALLEAQHAELVAEEARHAVDASRHDRRGIDEVDNERTHGTGV
- a CDS encoding ABC transporter permease, whose protein sequence is MSTPMTPPSGSPAEDEHVENEIELKEVAGLSQGQIVRRRFFRHKGAILGLVMLGATTLLALSSVGVGPLPGWWQWTPYETPSVQDAGRPSLALPTWLGGTGFMLGEHPFGQDEIGRDIFARVMAGVQTSLMVMVVIGGVSAVIGILVGAASGFFRGRSDTVLMRLTDLVITVPTLVIGAVVGKIAGGVSGLVFAIAMGLILWTTLARLVRGEFLSLREREFVDAARVAGASNVRIIFKHILPNAIGTVIVSVTLLMSAAILLETALSFLGFGIQPPEISLGQLINQYQQAFATRPWLFWWPGLFIVIIALSINFIGDGLRDAFDPRQKRIPSERKMAKAMEADASAARAITSTVRPGDDVRNAGTGMGS